A window of Macrococcus sp. 19Msa1099 genomic DNA:
AAGGTTGCCTGGGCACATGACGTTCAAGTGATGATAGAAGGACCAGGACATGTGCCGCTTCATAAGATCAAAGAGAATCAGGAACTTGCAGATTTCTATTGTAATGAAGCACCATTCTATACGTTAGGACCATTGACGACAGATATTGCACCTGCATATGACCATATTACATCAGCGATTGGCGCTGCAAACATCGGTTCATACGGAACAGCGATGCTATGCTATGTTACACCGAAAGAACATCTCGGACTACCAAATAAAGATGATGTAAGAACAGGTGTTGTAACATATAAGATTGCTGCACATGCAGCGGATCTTGCGAAAGGCTTACCAGGTGCTGATGAACGAGATAATGCTATTAGTAAGGCACGCTTTGAATTTCGCTGGATCGATCAGTTTAATTTGTCACTAGATCCAGAACGTGCGAAGGAATATCATGATGAAACACTACCTGCTGAAGCGGCGAAAGTCGCACACTTCTGTAGTATGTGCGGACCTAAATTCTGTTCGATGCGTATTTCTCATGATTTACGTAAAGATAAAGGAATGCAGGAAATGGCTGATAAATTCAAAGCACAAGGTAGTGAAATTTACTCTTAGAATTTGCTGTGAATCGGAGCGCAGTTTATTCATATATAAAAGCACCACCCTTATACCAGACCGGGGGTGGTGCTTTATTTTATATAGTCATTGAAATTTTGTACATTGAAAGGAAATTTATCTGCTTCAATATTATTTTTCAGTTCTTGTAAAGAAACGAGTGCGAAATTTGTCAGTTGAAATGGATAGTTGAACTTTGCACTATTTTCCAGGAACATATCGTTATTTCTAAGGATCCATTCGTCACTATCTGTCTTCACATAGTCTAGATCTAAGTCTAGATAAACAATGTTCCCATCTGTATCGCGCTCACAAGGAGAAGAAATGTTACAAAATATCTTGACCGGCTGATAAGTCTTATCTAAAGCGATAGAAACAGAATATCCGTGGATTTTTGAAAGAAAATGGAGCGTTTCATATTGCAATGGAATATCAATATTTCTAATAAAGTGTCGGAGTATTGTCGTTTCATCACAGATGACAAGAAAGTATTCATCTGTTTCTTTTATCAGGGTACCTTCTACCTCGATGTGAGGTCGATGTGGATATTTGTGGGATTTAATCTTTAACTGTTCCAACAATGAACCTCCTTATCTTATTGTGAAGTACAAATCCAATTATAATATGAATTGTAAGCCTTTGCATAGTGAGAGGAAGAATATTTATAAAGTATTGGTAAACATTTACGAAACTTTAAATGAGCTGTAACACGATTCTGATAACTATCTAGTAATATTAGTGGAAATCGTAAGAATGATACGTAATCGTTTGAAAGTACGCAGTATAATGAGTAATGTACAGGTATTTATGGAAGTAAGGGAGCAGTATGGAACGTTCGATCGTTATATATGGGTACCTCGGTGCAATTGGTATCATTCAGGATAAACTGAAATAGAATAAATAAAAGTGCTGAACCTATGGGTTCAGCACTTTTTATCTTTTGATAGTATAGGCGAGTACGATACAAATCACTGCTAAACATATTGAAACATAAGGTGTAATCGCAACATCAAAATTATTGATAATGATGCCTCCAATAAGTGCACCAAATCCTATACCAGCATTGAGCGCACTCATATTCCACGCCATAATACTGCTGGAATCTCCTTTAACCTGTTTAATAATCCCGATTTGAATTGCAGGGTTCGTACTCCATTCAAATATATTCCAGATGAGCATCACGATAAGTAACAATGCAAATACAGGTAATGATAATTTAAATAGAAAGATAGACAACGTATACATCGTTAATGCGATCAATAACCATTTTCTGCTGCCCATTTTATCAGCCATTCTGCCGCCGAAGCTCGTGCCTGCGATACTTCCGATACCACAAACAAACAGTAGAATCGAAACTTGTTCTAACGTATATCCTTCATTTAACATCATCGGACTGATGTAAGTGAATACAATATAATTAGAGGCTAATATAAAGAAGGTGATACCGATATACTTTGCAGCTTCTTTCGGATAGAGCAGTTTTGAAGATTTATCTTCATCTTCTGATGTCTTAATTGTATTAGGAAGCTGGAACATTAAGAGGATTGTTGCAATAACACTTACGAGTACAATCATCCAGAATGTTGCACGCCATCCGAGCATTTCACCGAGCTTTGTCCCTATTGGAACACCGAAGACATTTGCACCGCTAAAACCGATATAGACAAGACCGAGCATCTTACCTCGCTCTCGGGGGTCACTCAAGATTACAGTAAGGGCAAGCAACTTCACGACAATGATACTGGATGCTGCTGATGCGATGATACGCCCAATTACAATAATCCAGAAATCGTTACCTACAGCATTGATTATATTACCTATAATAAATATGATCATGCTGACTAAGAGTACCCATTTTGGATTGTAGCGTTCAGTAAGTTTGACGAGTATTGGACCGCTAATTGCTACTGTAAATGCATAGATCGTGACAAGTTGGCCGGCAAGTGCGCGAGAGATATGCAGATCATCGCTAATCAAAGTGAGAATACCCGCAACGACGAGTTCTACCATTCCCACTACAAATACGCTAAGTATAAAAGTAAAGAGTTTGAATTTTGACATAATAGATCCTTTCAATGTTTGAATGCATTAAGATTATACCAATATTTGATAAATTAAACACGCATAAGAAATTAAAATAAAATATTCAGATAAACGGTATTGTTCATTGTCAATTGTACGAAAAAATTGCATAATGAAGATGAAAAGGTTTTCATAATTGGAAGGAGTGGTCAAGATGATTAGACAGATTACACAAGTAGACCTACAAGATGCCGTTGACCGCATAGCAGAAATTTATTTGACAAACTTTAACGACCGTAGACCGTTAAGGGCAATGAGCAATGATATTTTAAAACTGAGTGAGCATCCAGGATTTAGATGCTTTATTAGTACACAACTTGGGACAATCGATGGTTATTTATACGGTTATACGAGCGGACGCGATCAGTTTTATAGACAGTTACTGGACCAGTTTTTGTCACCTGCACAGCAAGGAATGCTTGATGGTGCATTTGAAGTCGTTTCTATCGCTGTAGATAAGCACTTCCATAAGAACGGGATCGGTACACAGTTATTAGATGCACTGCCACCAGGAAAGTACTATTTAACGAGTGATGTACATGATATCGGTGCCAATGCATTCTATTATAAGAACGACTGGATACTGCTCAAAGGAAATATGTATTTACATCCTAATATACCGCATAAGAATTTATATTATAAAGAAATAAAATAGCAGCTAGAAGTGTAAAAAAGCCCTTATAGAAGATACGCAGGAGTGTAAATTTTATGAGGACTTTTTTATGAGATAACGCTTATATGAATGTAAACAAGACACTTATGCGTATAAAATGAAGAAATGTTTTAAAAGATTAGAAGTATAAAAGATAAACGATCGGAAATTCTTCTTTTCGTACACTACCTTATATGCTAAAATGAATAAATATTAACTTTTGCGTATAAAAAATGGAGGGTATTATGATGCATTCTGATAACAAAACGGGTAAGATGGGGCAGTTTAAATTTATCATTCCTAGTCTTATCGGTATATTCTTATTTTTAACGCCACTCAATGTTGAAGGTAAGACGAGTTTGCCCGTTGCAGTTTTAGCAAAGTGGCTGTTATCGACTCTCGGTAATTTCACACCAACTTTAATCTTCATCGTTATTATTCTTTCTACGTTACTAACATTTTACTTTAGTTTTATTAACCATCCGAAGACGAGTTATTTCAAACAACTGTTCGAGGTGAACTGGATCTGGTTTATTATTCGTCTTATGGGTGCCATTTTTGCAATCATTGTCTATTTTAAAATGAAAGTCCCATTTGTTGATACTGAAAATACAGGTCAGCTCATATATAGTGGATTATTACCGACACTAATCGCTGTATTTTTCTTTGCGGGATTATTTCTGCCATTTTTAATGGACTATGGATTACTGGAATTTCTTGGACCGATGTTCTCTAAGGTAATGCGTCCCCTCTTTACATTACCGGGACGCTCTGCAGTGGATAATTTAGCTTCATTTATTGGAGATGGGACTGTAGGCGTTATGATTACATCTAAACAATATGATGGGAATTTCTATACGAGACGTGAAGCAACAGTCATTGCGACAAGCTTCTCCGTTGTGTCAATCACGTTTGCGATAGTTGTATGTGAACAGATTGGACTAATGAATCACTTCTTCTATTTCTATGGAACTGTTATTGTGTCATGTTTAGTTGCAGCGATGATTATGCCGCGTATTTGGCCGTTATCGAAGATTCCGGATCATTATGCTGATGGAACGACTGAAATTAAAGAGGAAGTGATTCCTGATAATCATAATGTCATCAGCTACGGGTACGAAAATGCGACTAAGACTGCAATTAAAGCACCTGGATTTAAAACATTCTGGTACCAAGGATTTAAAACAGTAGGAGATATGTGGTTTGCGGTACTACCTGTCGTAATGTGTATCGGTACAGCAGCAACAATCATTGCTGAGTATACACCGTTCTTCCAGTGGATTGGAATGCCGTTCGTACCTTTATTAGAGTTACTTCAGATCCCTGATGCAGTTGCAGCATCTCAGACAATATTGATTGGCTTTGCAGATATGTTCTTACCTTCAATACTTATTACAGATTCTGAATATGATCTTACACGTTTTGTTATCGGTGCGCTAAGTATCTCTCAGCTGATTTATTTATCAGAAGTGGGTGGTGTTATATTAGGCTCTAAAATACCGGTAAGCTTACCTAAGCTATTTGTCATCTTCTTGATGAGAACCATCATCTGTTTACCGATTATCGTGTTAATGGGACATTTACTATTTAGTATATAAAAAGGTCGTGACACGAGTGCTCAGACACGAGTAAAATCGCGAAAAGATTGCAAGAAACGTT
This region includes:
- a CDS encoding DUF402 domain-containing protein, translated to MEQLKIKSHKYPHRPHIEVEGTLIKETDEYFLVICDETTILRHFIRNIDIPLQYETLHFLSKIHGYSVSIALDKTYQPVKIFCNISSPCERDTDGNIVYLDLDLDYVKTDSDEWILRNNDMFLENSAKFNYPFQLTNFALVSLQELKNNIEADKFPFNVQNFNDYIK
- a CDS encoding MFS transporter, with product MSKFKLFTFILSVFVVGMVELVVAGILTLISDDLHISRALAGQLVTIYAFTVAISGPILVKLTERYNPKWVLLVSMIIFIIGNIINAVGNDFWIIVIGRIIASAASSIIVVKLLALTVILSDPRERGKMLGLVYIGFSGANVFGVPIGTKLGEMLGWRATFWMIVLVSVIATILLMFQLPNTIKTSEDEDKSSKLLYPKEAAKYIGITFFILASNYIVFTYISPMMLNEGYTLEQVSILLFVCGIGSIAGTSFGGRMADKMGSRKWLLIALTMYTLSIFLFKLSLPVFALLLIVMLIWNIFEWSTNPAIQIGIIKQVKGDSSSIMAWNMSALNAGIGFGALIGGIIINNFDVAITPYVSICLAVICIVLAYTIKR
- a CDS encoding YjiH family protein codes for the protein MHSDNKTGKMGQFKFIIPSLIGIFLFLTPLNVEGKTSLPVAVLAKWLLSTLGNFTPTLIFIVIILSTLLTFYFSFINHPKTSYFKQLFEVNWIWFIIRLMGAIFAIIVYFKMKVPFVDTENTGQLIYSGLLPTLIAVFFFAGLFLPFLMDYGLLEFLGPMFSKVMRPLFTLPGRSAVDNLASFIGDGTVGVMITSKQYDGNFYTRREATVIATSFSVVSITFAIVVCEQIGLMNHFFYFYGTVIVSCLVAAMIMPRIWPLSKIPDHYADGTTEIKEEVIPDNHNVISYGYENATKTAIKAPGFKTFWYQGFKTVGDMWFAVLPVVMCIGTAATIIAEYTPFFQWIGMPFVPLLELLQIPDAVAASQTILIGFADMFLPSILITDSEYDLTRFVIGALSISQLIYLSEVGGVILGSKIPVSLPKLFVIFLMRTIICLPIIVLMGHLLFSI